In Mytilus edulis chromosome 4, xbMytEdul2.2, whole genome shotgun sequence, the following proteins share a genomic window:
- the LOC139521861 gene encoding uncharacterized protein, with protein sequence METPADILCGICDAQHVTKCGDFWCSECDDGLCTECKTHHSFSKASRHHDVISIENYRKLPTDILSIVHHCNEHEKKFHIYCPHHDQLCCLICISTSHKECTGMLSIEEIAKTSKSSGLLETLQKLLKDLQSNIDNVVKDRQSNLIKVKEEQQNILAGIEKIRERINSHFDKLEQEIVEELNAAELDMKMKIEDLFKELREKSERIAVLQTNISDLEKYASDFQTFVGSKKIEKEIQSEETYIQSLTKDERLKQVSLKYSNNEELDNVLQSITSFGLISKESGPPCIEIKLEKNKQAQILTTSFIPKSVDNVSAKLVRKFQIPQVKSNENAISGCAIFPNGKIIFADCDTNMRLVIVTADGSLDYEIPLSNLRPFDVACIDDTTVAFTAWQSSEIHLFDMKSKIVKNTIKTNSFCFGVTFKDGKIYYGNANSVGVIQISDCSSSSLVHLDKLISHFCYVTSFDEFMYFSNHDTDSVSCFSIKGDTIWKLIDENVLYGPSGVAVDRNGILYVATENRSSIVAISADGKKVADFLTSDDGIEKPFNLFYDSNRDLLLVAEYNGNCFLYEIK encoded by the coding sequence ATGGAAACCCCAGCTGATATTCTTTGTGGAATATGTGATGCTCAACATGTCACAAAATGTGGAGATTTCTGGTGTTCAGAATGTGATGATGGTCTCTGCACTGAATGTAAAACACATCACAGTTTTTCAAAAGCAAGTCGACATCATGATGTTATATCGATAGAGAATTATAGAAAGCTCCCAACTGATATTTTAAGCATAGTCCACCACTGCAATGAACATGAAAAGAAATTCCATATCTACTGTCCACATCATGATCAACTTTGTTGTTTAATATGCATTTCAACAAGTCATAAAGAGTGCACAGGAATGCTATCTATTGAAGAAATTGCGAAAACTTCTAAATCCAGTGGTTTGTTGGAAACTTTGCAGAAATTGTTAAAAGACCTACAGAGCAACATTGATAATGTAGTAAAAGATAGGCAATCAAATCTAATCAAAGTTAAAGAAGAACAACAAAACATTCTTGCTGGCATAGAAAAAATACGCGAAAGAATCAATTCGCATTTTGATAAACTAGAACAAGAAATAGTTGAAGAATTAAATGCAGCTGAGCTTGATATGAAGATGAAAATTGAAGATCTATTCAAAGAACTTAGGGAGAAATCTGAGAGAATAGCAGTGCTTCAAACCAATATTTCAGATCTTGAAAAGTATGCTTCTGATTTTCAAACCTTTGTAGGAAGTAAAAAGATTGAGAAGGAAATCCAATCTGAAGAGACCTACATCCAGTCCTTAACAAAAGATGAACGTTTGAAGCAGGTTTCCTTGAAATATTCCAATAATGAAGAGTTAGATAATGTGTTACAAAGTATCACGTCATTTGGATTGATTTCAAAAGAATCTGGTCCACCTTGTATTGAGATCAAATTAGAAAAGAATAAACAAGCCCAAATATTAACTACCAGctttattccaaaatctgttgaCAATGTAAGTGCTAAACTAGTACGAAAATTTCAGATTCCACAAGTGAAAAGTAATGAAAATGCAATATCTGGATGTGCTATTTttccaaatggaaaaattattttTGCAGATTGTGACACAAACATGCGACTGGTGATTGTTACCGCTGATGGTTCTTTGGATTACGAGATACCACTTTCAAACCTTAGACCATTTGATGTAGCTTGTATTGACGACACAACAGTTGCCTTCACAGCATGGCAATCTTCTGAAATTCATCTTTTTGACATGAAGTCAAAGATTGTTaagaacacaattaaaacaaacaGCTTTTGCTTTGGTGTTACTTTTAAAGATGGTAAAATATATTATGGCAATGCAAATAGTGTTGGAGTCATACAAATAAGTGACTGCAGTTCGTCTTCCTTGGTGCATTTAGATAAATTAATATCCCATTTTTGTTATGTAACTTCCTTTGATGAATTCATGTATTTCTCAAACCATGATACCGATTCAGTTAGTTGCTTCAGTATAAAGGGTGACACAATCTGGAAACTTATAGATGAAAACGTTCTTTATGGTCCCTCTGGGGTTGCTGTTGACAGAAATGGCATATTGTATGTAGCAACAGAAAATAGAAGTAGCATTGTTGCAATTTCAGCTGATGGGAAGAAAGTAGCAGATTTTCTAACTTCTGATGATGGAATTGAAAAGCCATTTAACCTTTTTTATGACAGTAACAGGGACTTGTTGCTTGTTGCAGAATATAATGGGAActgttttttatatgaaataaaatga